Proteins from one Gossypium raimondii isolate GPD5lz chromosome 8, ASM2569854v1, whole genome shotgun sequence genomic window:
- the LOC105792072 gene encoding protein transport protein SEC16B homolog, with protein MASNPPFHVEDTTDEDFFDKLVNDDDDDIGPTVSKFTEGNDSDEARAFANLTVGEDFGSVSDSSDEKEKDPVDASPTPASAQARDDGNDSLGFDTRVIDSNNHGNEGAEPKVGLDLNLTENIGSMDSGVKEVGWNSFYADSNENGVHGFGSYSDFFNDLGENSPGEFPGKVDASMTTYVLDQNSVNSHGQYYDGGLVCGASTADNGNVQDYNSIQYWESMYPGWKYDTNTGQWYQVDGYEGKFQGTFESSGGDGSGQAGVSFLQHTVQSLAGTTATLENGVHESLANWNRVSQVNNGYPEHMIFDPQYPGWYYDTIAQEWRSLESYNASVQSMTQGSNQQIQNEFASTDGHSQSNSYDVYGEYGQGDSYASQSLGSPGGHGNWGDSFGNFNGPSLNMWQPGAVAKTDTVSSFTGNHQPDTSFGSNMAVSNLVSHFKSSHNALQEVQSLNSANQVHAEANGVTGLRSFIPSEKFNHQFNQTNIKQNEQMHFSNDFYGGQKSINVSQQPLQSDQQFPYASNTGRSSAGRPPHALVTFGFGGKLIVMKDASPLQNSSFGAQGSLGASISVLNLLEVVNGNTNHSGAVLTDCDYFRTLCQQSFPGPLVGGNVSGKELNKWIDERIASCESPDMDYRKGEALKLLLSLLKIAYQHYGKLRSPFGADTLLKETDTPESAVAKLFASAKRKDTPYGTLSHCLQQLPSEGQIHATAIEVQNLLISGRKQEALQRAQEGQLWGPALVLASQLGNQFYIDTVKQMAVRQLVAGSPLRTLCLLIAGQPAEVFSTGTSIDSLNVSEQHTQIGANCMLDDWEENLAVITANRTKDDELVIIHLGDCLWRERSEITAAHICYLVAEANFESYSDSARLCLLGTDHWKFPRTYASAEAIQRTELYEYSKVLGNPQFILLPFQPYKLVYAYMLAEVGKISDSLKYCQAILKSLKTGRAPEVETWKQLILSLEERIRIHQQGGYAANLAPAKLVDKLLNFFDSTAHRVVGSLPPPAPSASNGNFQGNDQFHQQTGPRVSASQSTMAMSSLMPSSSMEPISDWAGRGADGKMTMHNRSVSEPDFGRTPRQVDSSKEAEASTTQVKASGSVGASRFGFGFGSQLLQKTVGLVLRPRSDKQAKLGEKNKFYYDEKLKRWVEEGAEPPAEEPALAPPPTTAAFQNGRSDYNLNSTLNSEVSPSNGIPELKNLTPIEPASGVPPIPTISNQFSARGRMGVRARYVDTFNQGGGGQANLFQSPAVPSVKPAMAANAKFFIPTPASTNEQMMEAIAENAQEENGTSNNPTTSNTNEFYESALNIQKFPSVDNITKTANGFPPFSRRTASWSGSNFGNVVTPSKAEIGQLGEATGMSPSSLGQRNGSFGDELHEVEL; from the exons ATGGCTTCGAATCCTCCATTCCATGTGGAGGATACGACAGATGAAGATTTTTTCGATAAGTTGGTTAATGATGATGACGATGATATAGGCCCCACCGTATCAAAATTTACGGAGGGTAATGACTCGGACGAAGCTAGAGCCTTCGCCAATTTGACAGTCGGTGAAGATTTTGGCAGCGTGTCTGACAGTTCtgatgaaaaggaaaaagatccTGTGGATGCAAGTCCTACACCAGCTAGTGCACAAGCAAGAGATGACGGTAATGATTCATTAGGATTTGACACTAGGGTGATAGATTCGAATAATCACGGCAATGAAGGGGCGGAGCCAAAGGTTGGATTGGATCTGAATTTAACTGAGAATATTGGATCTATGGATTCTGGGGTTAAGGAAGTAGGGTGGAATTCGTTTTATGCTGATTCTAACGAGAATGGTGTGCATGGGTTCGGTTCATATTCTGATTTTTTCAATGATTTAGGGGAGAACTCCCCAGGGGAGTTCCCTGGGAAAGTTGATGCCAGTATGACAACGTATGTGCTAGATCAGAATTCGGTTAATAGTCATGGGCAGTATTACGATGGTGGCCTAGTTTGTGGAGCTTCTACAGCAGATAATGGAAATGTGCAAGATTATAATAGCATTCAGTACTGGGAGAGTATGTATCCCGGATGGAAGTATGACACAAATACAGGGCAGTGGTATCAGGTGGATGGTTACGAGGGGAAATTTCAAGGGACATTTGAGAGTTCGGGTGGTGATGGCAGTGGGCAAGCAGGGGTTTCTTTCTTGCAGCACACAGTTCAGTCTCTTGCTGGGACTACGGCGACTTTGGAGAATGGCGTCCATGAGAGTTTGGCAAATTGGAATCGGGTTTCACAAGTGAATAATGGGTATCCAGAACATATGATTTTTGACCCACAATACCCTGGTTGGTATTATGACACAATTGCCCAAGAATGGCGGTCACTGGAGAGCTATAATGCTTCTGTTCAGTCAATGACTCAAGGTAGTAATCAGCAAATTCAGAATGAATTTGCTTCTACTGATGGGCATTCTCAAAGTAACAGTTATGATGTTTATGGTGAATATGGGCAAGGTGATAGCTATGCGTCACAAAGCCTTGGAAGCCCTGGTGGACATGGTAATTGGGGAGACTCCTTTGGTAATTTTAATGGTCCTAGTTTGAATATGTGGCAACCTGGGGCTGTTGCCAAAACTGACACAGTTTCTAGCTTTACTGGAAACCACCAACCGGATACATCGTTTGGTTCGAATATGGCTGTGAGCAACCTTGTAAGTCACTTCAAGTCATCCCATAATGCTCTGCAGGAAGTTCAGTCACTCAATAGTGCTAATCAGGTTCATGCTGAGGCCAATGGAGTTACCGGGTTAAGGAGCTTTATTCCTAGTGAGAAATTCAACCACCAGtttaatcaaacaaatataAAGCAAAATGAGCAAATGCATTTCTCAAATGATTTCTATGGGGGCCAGAAGTCTATAAATGTTTCCCAGCAGCCGCTTCAGAGTGACCAGCAGTTTCCTTATGCTTCTAACACAGGGAGATCATCTGCCGGACGTCCTCCACATGCACTAGTTACTTTTGGTTTTGGTGGAAAACTCATAGTAATGAAAGATGCCAGTCCTCTGCAGAACTCATCATTTGGTGCCCAG GGTTCTTTAGGAGCCTCTATCTCTGTTCTCAATTTGTTGGAAGTTGTCAATGGAAACACAAATCATTCTGGTGCTGTATTGACGGATTGTGATTATTTTCGTACTCTGTGTCAACAATCCTTTCCCGGTCCATTGGTTGGTGGAAATGTAAGCGGTAAAGAGTTGAACAAGTGGATTGATGAAAGAATTGCCAGCTGTGAATCACCGGACATGGACTACAGAAAAGGTGAAGCTTTGAAGCTGCTTCTCTCATTGCTTAAAATAGCTTACCAGCATTATGGAAAACTTCGGTCTCCTTTTGGTGCTGACACTCTATTGAAG GAGACTGATACTCCAGAATCAGCAGTTGCTAAGCTCTTTGCATCTGCAAAGAGGAAGGACACACCTTATGGCACTCTTAGCCACTGCTTACAGCAATTGCCGTCTGAAGGGCAAATTCAT GCAACTGCTATTGAGGTACAGAATCTTCTGATTTCTGGTAGAAAGCAAGAAGCTCTACAGCGTGCACAAGAAGGTCAATTGTGGGGACCTGCACTTGTCCTTGCATCACAACTTGGTAATCAG TTCTACATTGATACCGTGAAGCAAATGGCAGTTCGTCAGCTGGTAGCAGGGTCTCCTTTACGGACATTATGCCTGCTAATTGCCGGGCAACCAGCAGAAGTTTTTTCTACTGGCACCAGCATTGATAGCTTGAATGTGTCTGAACAGCATACTCAG ATTGGGGCTAATTGCATGCTCGATGACTGGGAAGAGAACTTGGCTGTAATCACTGCTAACAGAACCAAAGATGATGAGCTTGTAATTATTCATCTTGGAGATTGCCTATGGAGGGAAAGAAGTGAG ataACTGCAGCGCACATCTGTTATTTAGTTGCTGAAGCAAACTTTGAGTCATATTCGGATAGTGCTAGACTGTGTCTTCTTGGAACAGATCACTGGAAGTTTCCCCGAACGTATGCTAGTGCAGAAGCTATCCAG AGGACTGAGTTATATGAATATTCAAAGGTTCTAGGAAATCCTCAGTTCATCCTGCTACCATTTCAGCCTTACAAGCTTGTATATGCATACATGCTGGCTGAAGTTGGAAAAATTTCAGATTCATTGAA GTACTGTCAAGCCATATTAAAATCTCTGAAAACCGGACGAGCGCCTGAGGTAGAAACGTggaaacaattaattttatctcTAGAGGAGAGGATAAGAATCCATCAACAG GGGGGGTATGCTGCAAATTTAGCTCCAGCTAAATTAGTTgataaattgctaaatttttttgATAGTACTGCACACCGTGTTGTGGGGAGTCTACCACCACCTGCTCCATCAGCATCAAACGGAAATTTTCAAGGTAATGATCAGTTCCACCAACAAACTGGACCAAGAGTATCTGCTAGCCAATCAACAATGGCTATGTCATCTTTGATGCCCTCTTCTTCAATGGAGCCTATAAGTGATTGGGCAGGCAGGGGGGCTGATGGCAAAATGACAATGCATAATAGAAGTGTTTCAGAGCCAGACTTTGGCAGAACTCCAAGACAG GTTGATTCATCAAAGGAAGCAGAAGCATCCACTACACAAGTCAAAGCATCAGGGTCGGTAGGGGCATCTCgctttggttttggttttggctCACAGCTTCTCCAGAAGACTGTGGGATTAGTCTTAAGGCCTCGCTCAGATAAACAG GCTAAGCTGGGTGAAAAGAACAAATTCTACTATGATGAAAAACTTAAGAGATGGGTTGAGGAAGGTGCTGAACCTCCAGCTGAAGAACCAGCCTTGGCACCACCTCCAACCACTGCTGCATTCCAGAATGGAAGGTCTGACTACAACTTGAACTCTACATTGAACAGCGAGGTCTCTCCTTCGAATGGGATCCCAGAATTAAAAAATCTAACCCCAATAGAACCTGCTTCTGGGGTCCCACCTATTCCTACCATCTCCAATCAATTCTCGGCTCGTGGACGAATGGGTGTTCGAGCAAG ATATGTGGACACATTCAACCAAGGTGGTGGTGGCCAAGCAAATTTATTCCAATCACCTGCTGTTCCCTCTGTTAAGCCTGCAATGGCAGCCAATGCAAAGTTCTTTATTCCCACTCCTGCATCAACAAACGAGCAAATGATGGAGGCAATAGCCGAAAATGCACAAGAAGAAAATGGAACTAGTAATAACCCTACGACATCCAATACGAATGAGTTCTATGAATCTGCCTTGAATATACAAAAGTTTCCTAGCGTGGATAATATTACAAAAACTGCCAATGGTTTTCCACCGTTCTCAAGACGAACAGCCTCATGGAGCGGAAGCAACTTTGGAAATGTAGTTACTCCTAGTAAGGCTGAAATCGGACAATTAGGGGAAGCAACAGGAATGTCTCCATCTTCGTTGGGTCAAAGGAATGGTAGTTTCGGTGATGAACTACATGAGGTAGAACTTTGA